A genome region from Methanofastidiosum sp. includes the following:
- a CDS encoding DUF2284 domain-containing protein, whose translation MSEYIAELESLSEKLSLKESIEFDPSVLIPEERIRVYCYQNLCGNYGKHYMCPPFIGTVEEIKSKLSNYNKAILIRYFEDVDVKDKNKVKRSKIDFHKKILELENFLSQKGIESWGLVGGSCSFCIECKAITNRPCKHPHKARPSLESLGIDVQKLLDDFGIDNKFYPDKIVWTGCILINERAKR comes from the coding sequence GTCCATAGAATTTGATCCATCTGTATTAATTCCTGAAGAAAGAATCAGAGTGTATTGTTACCAGAATTTATGTGGTAATTATGGAAAACATTACATGTGCCCCCCATTTATAGGTACAGTTGAAGAGATCAAGTCTAAATTATCCAATTATAACAAAGCTATCTTGATAAGATATTTTGAAGATGTAGATGTAAAAGACAAAAATAAAGTCAAAAGATCTAAAATAGACTTTCACAAGAAGATACTTGAGCTAGAAAATTTTCTATCTCAAAAAGGGATTGAGTCATGGGGCTTAGTGGGTGGTAGTTGTTCCTTTTGCATAGAGTGTAAAGCTATAACAAATAGGCCTTGCAAACACCCTCACAAGGCAAGGCCTTCCCTTGAATCGCTTGGAATTGATGTACAGAAGCTTCTTGATGATTTTGGCATTGACAATAAGTTTTACCCAGATAAGATTGTCTGGACTGGTTGCATTCTAATAAATGAAAGAGCTAAAAGATAA